One window from the genome of Lacerta agilis isolate rLacAgi1 chromosome 16, rLacAgi1.pri, whole genome shotgun sequence encodes:
- the RAD23A gene encoding UV excision repair protein RAD23 homolog A isoform X2, with protein sequence MAVTVTLKTLQQQTFKIRMEPDETVRVLKEKIEAEKGKEAFPVSGQKLIYAGKILSDDVPIKEYKIDEKNFVVVMVTKNKTGSGAPVPSPSEAVPPSEPAPSSGQMLLPGAATVSSSLGTPSSEEKPPEESVTASPQESVGSVPSSGSMGREDDAASTLVTGSEYETMLNEIMSMGYERERVVAALRASYNNPHRAVEYLLTGIPGSPEPERASIQESQPQEQPAPEGENPLEFLRDQPQFQNMRQVIQQNPALLPALLQQLGQENPQLLQQISQHQEQFIQMLNEPLGEVPDIADIEGEMGAIGEESPQMNYIQVTPQEKEAIERLKALGFPESLVIQAYFACEKNENLAANFLLSQNFDDE encoded by the exons atGGCGGTGACCGTCACCCTGAAGACCCTCCAGCAGCAGACCTTCAAGATCCGCATGGAGCCTGACGAGACG GTCCGAGTTCTTAAGGAGAAGATTGAGGCTGAAAAGGGCAAGGAAGCGTTCCCAGTGTCGGGACAGAAGCTTATCTATGCTGGCAAGATCCTGAGTGATGATGTCCCTATCAAGGAGTACAAGATTGATGAGAAGAACTTTGTGGTGGTGATGGTCACCAAG AACAAAACAGGCTCAGGAGCTCCTGTCCCCTCACCAAGTGAGGCAGTGCCCCCATCAGAGCCTGCACCATCCTCTGGACAGATGCTGCTGCCTGGAGCAGCTACTGTTTCATCCTCACTAGGAACTCCATCAAGTGAGGAGAAGCCTCCTGAAGAGTCAGTGACTGCTTCCCCCCAGGAATCAGTTGG CTCTGTTCCCTCTTCAGGTAGCATGGGACGTGAAGATGATGCAGCTTCCACTTTAG TTACTGGCTCAGAGTATGAGACAATGCTGAATGAAATCATGTCAATGGGCTATGAgcgagagcgggtggtggcagcTCTACGGGCCAGCTACAACAACCCTCACCGGGCTGTGGAATACCTGCTAACG GGTATCCCAGGTAGCCCAGAACCAGAGAGAGCCTCCATCCAGGAGAGCCAGCCTCAAGAGCAGCCTGCGCCAGaag GAGAGAACCCTCTGGAATTTCTGCGAGACCAGCCCCAGTTCCAGAACATGCGTCAGGTGATCCAGCAGAACCCAGCTCTGCTCCCAGCCCTGCTCCAGCAGTTAGGCCAAGAGAACCCTCAACTGCTGCAG caaatCAGCCAACACCAGGAGCAGTTCATTCAGATGCTCAATGAACCACTGGGTGAAGTACCTGACATCGCAGACATTGAAGGAGAGATGGGTGCTATTGGGGAGGAATCCCCTCAGATGAATTACATCCAAGTCACGCCTCAGGAAAAAGAAGCCATAGAAAGG TTAAAGGCCTTGGGCTTCCCTGAGAGCCTGGTGATCCAGGCATACTTTGCTTGTGAGAAGAATGAGAATCTGGCGGCCAACTTCCTGCTGAGTCAGAACTTTGATGACGAGTGA
- the RAD23A gene encoding UV excision repair protein RAD23 homolog A isoform X1 translates to MAVTVTLKTLQQQTFKIRMEPDETVRVLKEKIEAEKGKEAFPVSGQKLIYAGKILSDDVPIKEYKIDEKNFVVVMVTKNKTGSGAPVPSPSEAVPPSEPAPSSGQMLLPGAATVSSSLGTPSSEEKPPEESVTASPQESVGMGREDDAASTLVTGSEYETMLNEIMSMGYERERVVAALRASYNNPHRAVEYLLTGIPGSPEPERASIQESQPQEQPAPEGENPLEFLRDQPQFQNMRQVIQQNPALLPALLQQLGQENPQLLQQISQHQEQFIQMLNEPLGEVPDIADIEGEMGAIGEESPQMNYIQVTPQEKEAIERLKALGFPESLVIQAYFACEKNENLAANFLLSQNFDDE, encoded by the exons atGGCGGTGACCGTCACCCTGAAGACCCTCCAGCAGCAGACCTTCAAGATCCGCATGGAGCCTGACGAGACG GTCCGAGTTCTTAAGGAGAAGATTGAGGCTGAAAAGGGCAAGGAAGCGTTCCCAGTGTCGGGACAGAAGCTTATCTATGCTGGCAAGATCCTGAGTGATGATGTCCCTATCAAGGAGTACAAGATTGATGAGAAGAACTTTGTGGTGGTGATGGTCACCAAG AACAAAACAGGCTCAGGAGCTCCTGTCCCCTCACCAAGTGAGGCAGTGCCCCCATCAGAGCCTGCACCATCCTCTGGACAGATGCTGCTGCCTGGAGCAGCTACTGTTTCATCCTCACTAGGAACTCCATCAAGTGAGGAGAAGCCTCCTGAAGAGTCAGTGACTGCTTCCCCCCAGGAATCAGTTGG CATGGGACGTGAAGATGATGCAGCTTCCACTTTAG TTACTGGCTCAGAGTATGAGACAATGCTGAATGAAATCATGTCAATGGGCTATGAgcgagagcgggtggtggcagcTCTACGGGCCAGCTACAACAACCCTCACCGGGCTGTGGAATACCTGCTAACG GGTATCCCAGGTAGCCCAGAACCAGAGAGAGCCTCCATCCAGGAGAGCCAGCCTCAAGAGCAGCCTGCGCCAGaag GAGAGAACCCTCTGGAATTTCTGCGAGACCAGCCCCAGTTCCAGAACATGCGTCAGGTGATCCAGCAGAACCCAGCTCTGCTCCCAGCCCTGCTCCAGCAGTTAGGCCAAGAGAACCCTCAACTGCTGCAG caaatCAGCCAACACCAGGAGCAGTTCATTCAGATGCTCAATGAACCACTGGGTGAAGTACCTGACATCGCAGACATTGAAGGAGAGATGGGTGCTATTGGGGAGGAATCCCCTCAGATGAATTACATCCAAGTCACGCCTCAGGAAAAAGAAGCCATAGAAAGG TTAAAGGCCTTGGGCTTCCCTGAGAGCCTGGTGATCCAGGCATACTTTGCTTGTGAGAAGAATGAGAATCTGGCGGCCAACTTCCTGCTGAGTCAGAACTTTGATGACGAGTGA